One Alkaliphilus sp. B6464 genomic window carries:
- a CDS encoding putative HNHc nuclease encodes MHEYAEIKAYKHTERGTELRVIIPKKELGDYIKRFSKNGIVQAELRLDDGRTISADQRKKIYATIKDISLHTGHLPEELKEIMKYYYIADSGEDYFSLSNCSVTTARLFINYLIEFAFQWDIPLADSGLDRTDDISNYLYMCIKYRKCFSTGKLADLHHCTGSKVGMGRNRHKISHSGKYFLPVSRKLHDEIHVIGDKSFFEKYHVYGIQVDDETLKELGYKVDELENHEDQEG; translated from the coding sequence TTGCATGAATACGCAGAGATTAAGGCATATAAACACACTGAAAGAGGAACAGAATTAAGGGTTATTATACCTAAGAAAGAGTTAGGGGACTATATAAAACGATTTAGCAAGAACGGAATAGTACAAGCTGAATTGCGGTTAGATGATGGTAGAACCATATCGGCTGACCAAAGGAAGAAGATATATGCAACAATTAAGGATATAAGCCTACATACTGGGCATCTACCGGAAGAATTAAAGGAAATCATGAAGTATTACTACATAGCGGATAGTGGAGAAGATTATTTCTCCTTATCCAACTGTAGTGTAACAACAGCAAGGTTATTCATAAACTACTTAATCGAATTTGCATTTCAATGGGACATTCCATTAGCTGATAGTGGGTTAGATCGGACAGATGATATAAGCAACTACCTTTACATGTGTATTAAATATCGCAAATGTTTCAGCACAGGAAAACTAGCAGATTTACACCACTGTACAGGTAGTAAAGTTGGAATGGGAAGAAATAGACATAAAATTAGTCATAGTGGTAAGTATTTCTTACCTGTATCGAGAAAACTTCATGATGAAATACATGTAATTGGGGATAAGAGTTTCTTTGAAAAATACCATGTCTACGGAATACAGGTAGATGATGAAACTTTAAAAGAATTGGGTTATAAAGTAGATGAATTAGAAAACCACGAAGACCAGGAGGGTTAA
- a CDS encoding RusA family crossover junction endodeoxyribonuclease, which produces MIKLVIPDIPPSNNKYMGRGSTRTQAFEYQNIKKHWADTIGWLVKKEKIDNAYKKAVVKITYYFPTKHRRDPDNYSGKFILDGLVRSGILVDDSFSNIELILKGDYDRSNPRTEIEIERVG; this is translated from the coding sequence ATGATTAAATTAGTTATACCAGACATACCTCCAAGTAATAACAAGTATATGGGCAGAGGTAGCACCAGGACACAGGCTTTTGAATATCAGAATATAAAGAAACATTGGGCAGACACGATAGGATGGTTAGTTAAAAAAGAAAAGATTGACAACGCATATAAGAAAGCAGTAGTCAAAATAACATATTATTTTCCTACTAAGCACAGACGAGATCCCGACAACTATAGCGGTAAATTCATACTAGATGGATTAGTAAGGTCTGGGATATTAGTAGACGATAGTTTTAGTAATATAGAGCTTATTCTTAAAGGTGACTATGATAGAAGTAATCCAAGAACTGAAATTGAAATAGAAAGGGTGGGATAA
- a CDS encoding DNA-methyltransferase: MKNNKKIKTELYTELYNDNFQNYKRYGIPKAQLVIADIPYNLGVNAYASNPEWYIGGNNKNGESKKAGKAFFNTDHNFNIAEYFHFCNKLLKKEPKEKGKAPAMIVFCSFEQIPTVIEYGKKHGFKKSYPLFFIKNYSAQVLKANMKIVGATEHAVVLYRDKLPKFNNGRTDTQKGKMIFNWFEWKRDNSKSYPKIHPTQKPITVLKQLIEIFTDEGDVVIDPVAGSGTTLRACKELNRSSYGFEISKDFFRKATEQMLIENEDEFEQLSII; the protein is encoded by the coding sequence TTGAAAAATAATAAAAAAATAAAAACAGAATTATACACAGAATTATACAATGATAATTTTCAAAATTACAAAAGATATGGGATACCAAAGGCACAACTAGTAATAGCAGATATACCGTATAACCTAGGAGTTAATGCTTACGCTTCAAACCCTGAATGGTATATAGGTGGGAACAACAAAAACGGAGAAAGTAAGAAAGCAGGAAAAGCATTTTTCAATACTGATCATAATTTTAATATAGCTGAATACTTCCATTTCTGTAATAAATTATTAAAAAAAGAGCCGAAAGAAAAAGGGAAAGCTCCAGCTATGATTGTATTTTGTTCATTTGAACAAATTCCTACAGTTATTGAATATGGCAAAAAGCATGGTTTTAAAAAAAGTTATCCATTATTTTTTATTAAAAATTATTCAGCACAAGTATTAAAAGCGAATATGAAAATAGTCGGGGCAACGGAACATGCAGTTGTTTTATACAGAGATAAACTCCCTAAGTTCAATAACGGCCGAACAGACACACAAAAAGGGAAAATGATTTTTAATTGGTTTGAATGGAAAAGAGATAATTCTAAATCTTATCCCAAAATACATCCAACACAGAAGCCAATAACTGTATTAAAACAACTTATTGAAATTTTTACCGATGAAGGTGATGTTGTAATAGATCCAGTAGCAGGTAGTGGAACCACATTAAGGGCTTGCAAGGAGCTAAATAGAAGCAGCTATGGATTTGAAATATCTAAAGATTTTTTTAGAAAAGCAACAGAACAAATGCTAATAGAAAATGAGGATGAATTCGAACAGCTATCTATAATTTAA
- a CDS encoding dUTP diphosphatase — translation MKLKELFKKQSKLDICIIEEKGLTVHILIHKKILALQVELGELANEWRGFKFWSEDQIPRDNNHPNQLAGNPLLEEYVDCLHFILSIGLDYGMNWRVQDEYKTNIYSTDITKQFNKVFRYATELESELDYTIKCIIYIQLVETFLGLGQLLGFTEKNIVQAYMDKNKINHDRQENGY, via the coding sequence ATGAAACTCAAAGAACTGTTTAAAAAACAAAGTAAGTTAGATATTTGCATAATAGAAGAAAAAGGACTTACAGTTCATATTTTGATACATAAAAAGATATTAGCTTTACAGGTGGAACTCGGAGAATTGGCTAACGAGTGGAGAGGATTTAAATTTTGGAGTGAAGATCAGATACCAAGGGACAATAATCATCCAAATCAATTGGCTGGTAATCCACTCTTAGAAGAATACGTTGATTGTTTGCATTTTATACTGAGCATAGGACTTGATTATGGTATGAATTGGAGAGTGCAAGACGAATACAAAACTAATATATATAGTACAGACATAACTAAACAATTCAATAAAGTTTTTAGATATGCAACAGAGTTAGAAAGCGAATTAGACTACACTATTAAATGCATTATATACATACAGCTAGTTGAAACATTTTTAGGATTAGGGCAACTATTAGGATTTACAGAAAAAAATATTGTACAAGCCTATATGGATAAAAATAAGATCAACCACGATAGACAGGAGAATGGATATTAG
- a CDS encoding nucleotide modification associated domain-containing protein: MNKVEIHKEICNTLHDTYKAKNADYGDSFSKVRQEYPKAILIRLMDKLERLKRLYEIDYEPQVDESINDTLLDLANYAILELIEREAE, from the coding sequence ATGAACAAAGTAGAAATTCATAAAGAAATATGCAATACATTACATGATACTTATAAGGCTAAAAATGCCGATTACGGAGATAGTTTTTCAAAGGTTAGACAAGAGTATCCTAAGGCTATTTTAATTCGACTAATGGACAAGTTAGAACGATTAAAAAGGTTGTATGAAATAGACTACGAACCACAAGTTGATGAGAGCATAAACGATACACTTTTAGACCTTGCGAATTATGCGATTTTAGAACTTATAGAAAGAGAGGCGGAATAA
- a CDS encoding single-stranded DNA-binding protein translates to MNRVILIGRLARDVEFKYIASGKAVATFSIAVNRPFSKKKEADFFNVVVWGKTAENCANYLAKGRLVGLEGRLQSRSYEAQDGQKRYVTEVIADNVEFLEWGDKKQENNSTGDSNYDDFTAIDSDSDIPF, encoded by the coding sequence ATGAATAGAGTAATTTTAATAGGTCGTCTTGCTAGAGACGTAGAGTTTAAATATATAGCAAGTGGCAAAGCAGTAGCAACATTTAGTATAGCAGTAAATAGACCTTTTTCAAAAAAAAAGGAAGCAGATTTTTTCAACGTAGTTGTATGGGGTAAAACTGCCGAAAACTGTGCTAACTATCTTGCAAAAGGTAGATTGGTAGGACTTGAAGGTAGACTTCAAAGTAGGTCCTATGAAGCTCAAGACGGACAAAAACGATATGTTACGGAAGTGATTGCGGACAATGTGGAGTTTTTAGAGTGGGGGGATAAGAAGCAGGAGAATAATTCTACAGGTGATTCTAATTATGATGATTTTACAGCTATAGACTCGGACAGCGATATACCATTCTGA
- a CDS encoding replication protein: MANPQLENGYTRIANELLEVIYSTKFNATQLKILLCIIRYTYGFGRKEHELSLSFISKATGVSRRYVSSELNKLIESNVVLVSKKYTDIESRKLMINKKYQTWVGCGTIVQQVKNCSTDEELFNTPDEELFNTPVEESFYQERKIKEIYKENIKERVFETYNNQNIITHKELTSKMKQAIDKALKRDKQDTILEAIKRYGEAFRDPNYQFCKYKMTLDKFLTQNNGYYDWLDEGQKWINYSDFKSKGPSQQVVPQQRNQPPKPKTKFHLAKSRGDKYSADELEQLILNNQKKRREGN, from the coding sequence ATGGCTAATCCTCAATTAGAAAATGGGTACACTAGGATAGCAAACGAATTATTGGAAGTGATATATAGTACTAAGTTTAATGCTACCCAACTTAAAATTTTACTTTGTATCATTCGCTATACTTACGGATTTGGACGTAAAGAACATGAGTTGTCACTATCTTTCATAAGTAAAGCTACTGGAGTAAGTCGAAGATATGTATCTAGCGAATTGAATAAGTTAATTGAATCTAATGTAGTGTTGGTTTCAAAGAAATACACCGATATAGAAAGTCGAAAATTGATGATCAATAAAAAGTATCAAACTTGGGTAGGGTGTGGAACTATTGTTCAACAGGTGAAGAATTGTTCAACAGATGAAGAGTTATTCAATACCCCAGATGAAGAGTTGTTCAACACCCCAGTAGAAGAATCCTTCTACCAAGAAAGAAAGATTAAAGAAATATATAAAGAAAATATTAAAGAAAGAGTTTTTGAAACTTATAACAATCAAAATATTATTACTCATAAAGAACTTACTTCTAAAATGAAACAGGCTATAGATAAAGCATTAAAGAGAGATAAACAAGATACTATCCTAGAAGCTATTAAAAGATACGGAGAAGCTTTTAGAGATCCAAATTATCAATTCTGTAAGTACAAAATGACACTGGATAAATTCTTAACTCAAAATAATGGCTACTATGATTGGCTAGATGAAGGGCAGAAGTGGATTAACTATAGTGACTTTAAAAGTAAAGGTCCAAGTCAACAAGTAGTACCACAACAACGGAATCAACCACCAAAGCCTAAGACTAAATTCCACCTTGCTAAAAGTAGGGGCGATAAGTATTCGGCAGATGAATTAGAGCAACTTATATTAAATAATCAGAAGAAACGCAGGGAGGGGAACTGA
- a CDS encoding ERF family protein, whose amino-acid sequence MSIFEKLLKIQTELKAPKGQYNSFGKYHYRSCEDILEGLKPLLEEHKATLVINDEITQIGDRYYVKATATLIDAEEGQEITSTSYAREDETKKGMDLSQVTGSTSSYARKYALNGLFCIDDTKDSDSTNTHGKTKDKPAKTDDKPKQSSSSKKENKEANSGSCVDCGVEIKPAVETYSKQYYGKGLCMDCQKKNVKQG is encoded by the coding sequence GTGAGTATATTTGAAAAATTATTGAAGATACAAACAGAGCTTAAAGCACCAAAGGGACAATATAATTCGTTCGGAAAATACCATTATAGAAGTTGTGAAGATATTTTAGAAGGCTTGAAACCTTTATTAGAAGAACATAAAGCAACTCTAGTAATCAATGATGAAATAACCCAAATAGGTGACAGATACTATGTAAAAGCTACAGCGACATTGATTGACGCAGAAGAAGGGCAGGAGATTACTTCAACTTCTTATGCTAGAGAAGACGAAACTAAAAAAGGTATGGACCTTAGTCAAGTGACAGGGAGTACATCTTCATATGCTCGTAAATACGCTTTAAACGGACTATTCTGCATAGATGATACTAAGGATTCGGATAGTACGAATACACATGGAAAAACAAAGGACAAGCCTGCTAAAACGGATGATAAACCTAAACAAAGTAGTTCTAGTAAAAAAGAAAATAAAGAAGCCAATAGTGGAAGTTGTGTGGATTGTGGTGTAGAAATAAAGCCTGCGGTTGAAACATACAGCAAACAATACTACGGAAAAGGTTTGTGCATGGACTGTCAGAAGAAGAATGTAAAACAGGGCTAG
- a CDS encoding host-nuclease inhibitor Gam family protein, with product MNRLQLAEIQEVETVEREGYKIENKQSAEWALRKIKVLKEQIEETDQLAEAEIERIKAWQESENKKSKYDIARFEGLLLEYMVKEREKDPETKSIKLPHGTVRFRKQPLEYVRDEENLIKWAKGSTRADLIKVKESFDWSTLKKDITVVAGNVVDKHTGEIIEHVKAIEREDKFEVVMD from the coding sequence ATGAATAGATTACAATTAGCTGAAATACAAGAGGTTGAAACTGTAGAAAGAGAAGGCTACAAGATTGAGAACAAACAATCGGCAGAATGGGCGTTAAGAAAAATTAAGGTATTAAAAGAGCAAATAGAAGAAACTGACCAATTAGCAGAGGCTGAAATTGAACGTATCAAAGCGTGGCAAGAAAGCGAAAACAAGAAAAGTAAGTATGATATAGCTAGATTCGAGGGGTTACTACTAGAGTACATGGTTAAGGAACGTGAGAAGGACCCTGAGACTAAATCTATTAAATTACCACATGGTACAGTACGATTTAGAAAGCAACCACTAGAGTATGTTAGAGACGAAGAAAACTTAATAAAGTGGGCCAAAGGGTCGACAAGAGCAGATTTAATCAAAGTTAAAGAGAGTTTTGATTGGAGCACATTAAAGAAAGATATAACAGTAGTTGCTGGGAATGTAGTGGACAAGCATACAGGGGAAATTATAGAACATGTAAAGGCAATTGAAAGAGAAGATAAATTTGAGGTTGTGATGGACTAA
- a CDS encoding Rha family transcriptional regulator: MKSLVNVSIQESTLDSREVTEMVGKRHDHLLRDIENYSQYLKNANDPKVGEVESFFISSTYVDSKGEERPNYKITKKGCEFIAHKLTGQKGAIFTATYINRFHEMDKQLKAPMQELSPQLQLLINMELKQREIEMAITETKQEVQGIRDAMVLDHDSWRKECNTLINKIAKQRGGTGEAYRGVREEVYNLVEQRAGANLKTRIVNKQDRMRREGTSESKVKAVSQVDVIAEDKRLKEIYIAVVKEMAIKYGA; the protein is encoded by the coding sequence ATGAAAAGTTTAGTAAACGTATCAATTCAAGAATCAACTTTAGACAGTAGAGAAGTAACAGAAATGGTAGGGAAAAGACACGATCATTTATTGAGGGATATAGAAAATTATAGTCAATACCTTAAAAATGCTAACGACCCCAAAGTTGGGGAGGTTGAAAGTTTCTTTATTAGTAGTACTTATGTTGATAGTAAAGGAGAAGAAAGACCTAATTACAAGATAACTAAAAAAGGTTGTGAGTTCATAGCACACAAACTTACAGGACAAAAAGGAGCAATATTTACAGCTACATACATTAATCGTTTTCACGAAATGGACAAGCAATTAAAAGCACCAATGCAGGAGTTAAGTCCACAGCTACAGTTATTAATCAATATGGAGCTAAAGCAAAGAGAAATAGAAATGGCCATAACAGAAACTAAGCAAGAAGTACAGGGAATAAGGGACGCAATGGTGCTAGATCACGATTCATGGAGAAAAGAATGCAATACCCTTATTAATAAGATTGCAAAGCAAAGAGGTGGCACAGGCGAAGCCTACAGAGGTGTTAGAGAAGAAGTCTATAACCTAGTAGAGCAAAGAGCAGGTGCTAATTTGAAAACACGAATTGTAAATAAACAAGATCGTATGCGTAGAGAAGGTACAAGCGAATCTAAAGTTAAAGCAGTATCGCAAGTCGATGTAATAGCAGAGGATAAAAGACTTAAAGAAATTTATATAGCAGTAGTAAAAGAAATGGCGATTAAATACGGAGCTTAG
- a CDS encoding helix-turn-helix domain-containing protein — MQTDNKKIIGANIKKARKSKSMTQLEVAEKINISRNYLSDLENGRYAPSSEKLLLLAKCLELDVNKILKQIEM; from the coding sequence ATGCAAACCGACAACAAAAAAATCATTGGAGCAAACATTAAGAAAGCTAGAAAAAGTAAATCAATGACTCAATTAGAAGTAGCAGAAAAAATTAATATATCTAGAAATTATCTATCTGATTTAGAAAATGGAAGATATGCACCAAGTTCAGAAAAATTACTTCTTTTAGCTAAATGTTTAGAACTTGATGTAAATAAGATATTAAAACAAATTGAAATGTAA
- a CDS encoding helix-turn-helix domain-containing protein: protein MNIGLRVKELRKQLGLTQAEFAKKANISRTYLSDVENNRYNPSIDTLQNIANHLEVPLSDFFDTSTDNERKTIDDINKIVEKNKIETIAAHLDAEEFTDADLEDIEEFIKYVASRKKKRE, encoded by the coding sequence ATGAATATAGGATTAAGAGTTAAAGAATTAAGAAAACAACTTGGATTAACACAAGCTGAGTTTGCTAAAAAAGCAAATATATCAAGAACCTATCTATCAGATGTAGAAAATAATAGGTACAACCCAAGCATTGATACATTACAAAATATAGCTAACCATTTAGAAGTGCCTTTAAGTGATTTTTTTGATACAAGTACGGATAATGAACGAAAAACAATCGATGATATAAATAAAATAGTTGAAAAAAACAAAATAGAAACTATAGCTGCACATCTTGATGCGGAAGAATTTACTGATGCAGATTTAGAAGATATTGAAGAATTCATTAAATATGTTGCATCTAGAAAGAAAAAAAGAGAGTAA
- a CDS encoding ImmA/IrrE family metallo-endopeptidase, with protein MRTYEEMIIKADEEGIEVIEMDFKGNAKGYCCDNVISISNKLTTNKEKKCTLIEEISHLKNNIGNILDQSDIRNRKQERLARTWGYEKLVGIIDLVSAYNNGVRNRYELSEYLDVTEEFIDSALKYYKEKYGLFYEIDNYIVYFEPLVIIKKF; from the coding sequence ATGCGTACATATGAAGAAATGATAATAAAAGCTGATGAAGAAGGTATTGAAGTTATTGAAATGGATTTTAAAGGAAATGCAAAAGGCTACTGCTGCGATAATGTAATTAGTATTTCTAATAAGTTAACTACAAATAAAGAAAAAAAATGTACCTTGATTGAAGAAATCAGCCACCTTAAAAATAACATTGGGAATATACTAGATCAGTCTGATATTAGAAATAGAAAACAAGAAAGACTAGCTAGAACATGGGGATATGAGAAATTAGTCGGAATTATAGATTTAGTTAGTGCTTATAACAATGGTGTACGAAATAGATACGAACTATCTGAATATCTAGATGTAACAGAAGAATTTATCGATAGTGCATTAAAATATTATAAAGAAAAATACGGTCTTTTTTATGAAATAGATAACTATATAGTCTATTTTGAACCATTAGTTATAATTAAAAAATTTTAA
- a CDS encoding recombinase family protein, translated as MTKGYCIYLRKSRADVEAESRGEGETLARHENILLELAKKQSLHITQIYKEVVSGETISSRPVMQHLLSEVEQDLWKGVLVVEVERLARGDTIDQGIVAQAFKYSNTKIITPMKVYDPNNEFDEEYFEFGLFMSRREYKTINRRLQRGRLESVKEGKYVGNTPPYGYVRKKLENQKGYTLEIIPDEANVVKLIFELYTKGELQEDGTHNRLGVSLIVRKLNDLKIPTIKGGDWTPATIRGILRNPVYMGKIRWNARPEVKKMVDGKMIKERPHAKEEDIVLVDGLHESIIDEELFELTQKFLKENPMFPVPNKHVVKNPLAGIITCGMCNRKMTRRPYGDKYPDALICAFTSCKNVSSQLSLVEEKLLHALESWLTNYKLNLKSIKNNKSEKNLESDIINKNIDKLNSEIETLQKQLDNLHDLLEQGIYTTKTFLERSKKINDKIEIAKNDRNALVDSLNKSTITEKEASIIIPKIENIIRVYHELDAKAKNILLKEVLNKVVYIKNKSGRWHAKPDDFELELFIELPK; from the coding sequence ATGACAAAGGGTTATTGTATATATTTGAGAAAATCAAGAGCAGACGTTGAAGCAGAGTCTAGGGGTGAAGGTGAAACTTTAGCTCGACATGAGAATATTTTATTAGAGCTGGCCAAAAAACAAAGTCTACATATAACACAAATTTACAAAGAAGTTGTTTCTGGAGAAACCATTTCCTCTCGCCCTGTAATGCAACATTTACTTTCAGAAGTGGAACAAGATTTATGGAAAGGCGTATTAGTTGTCGAAGTAGAGCGTCTTGCTAGAGGAGACACTATAGATCAAGGTATAGTTGCACAGGCATTTAAGTATTCTAATACAAAAATAATAACTCCTATGAAAGTCTATGACCCTAATAACGAATTCGATGAGGAGTATTTTGAATTCGGACTGTTTATGTCTAGGAGAGAATATAAAACCATCAATAGGCGTTTACAACGTGGTCGACTTGAAAGTGTTAAGGAAGGCAAATATGTTGGCAACACTCCTCCATACGGCTATGTAAGAAAGAAACTTGAGAATCAAAAAGGTTACACTTTGGAGATTATTCCAGACGAAGCTAATGTTGTTAAACTAATATTTGAATTGTACACTAAAGGCGAATTACAAGAAGATGGGACACATAACAGATTAGGTGTATCTCTTATAGTTAGAAAGCTGAACGATCTTAAAATACCAACTATTAAAGGTGGCGATTGGACTCCTGCAACTATTCGAGGAATACTTAGAAATCCAGTATACATGGGAAAGATTCGTTGGAATGCACGTCCAGAAGTTAAAAAGATGGTTGATGGAAAAATGATAAAAGAAAGACCTCATGCTAAGGAAGAAGATATAGTTTTAGTTGACGGACTACATGAATCTATTATAGATGAAGAATTATTCGAATTAACACAAAAGTTTTTAAAAGAAAACCCAATGTTTCCTGTACCAAATAAACATGTTGTAAAAAATCCATTAGCCGGGATCATAACCTGTGGTATGTGTAATAGAAAAATGACTAGACGACCATATGGTGATAAATATCCAGATGCTTTAATCTGTGCTTTTACTTCTTGTAAAAATGTAAGTTCTCAACTCTCCTTAGTAGAAGAAAAATTGTTACATGCTTTGGAAAGTTGGCTTACAAATTATAAATTAAATTTAAAATCAATAAAAAATAATAAGTCAGAAAAGAATCTTGAATCAGATATTATAAATAAAAACATAGATAAATTAAATAGCGAAATTGAAACTTTACAAAAACAGTTGGATAATTTACACGACTTGCTAGAGCAAGGAATCTATACAACCAAAACATTTCTTGAAAGATCTAAAAAGATTAATGATAAAATTGAGATTGCCAAGAATGACAGAAACGCATTAGTCGATAGTTTGAATAAGAGTACTATTACAGAAAAAGAAGCAAGCATAATTATACCTAAGATAGAAAATATAATAAGGGTATATCATGAATTAGATGCAAAAGCTAAAAATATATTGTTAAAGGAAGTTTTAAATAAAGTTGTTTATATTAAAAATAAAAGTGGACGATGGCACGCTAAACCAGATGATTTCGAGCTTGAACTTTTCATAGAACTACCGAAGTAG
- a CDS encoding manganese catalase family protein — protein sequence MWIYEKKLEYPVKIHCKDLRMAKYLLTQYGGPDGELSAAIRYLNQRYTIPTNEAKGLLTDIGTEE from the coding sequence ATGTGGATTTATGAAAAAAAACTAGAGTATCCAGTTAAAATTCATTGCAAAGACTTAAGAATGGCTAAATATTTATTAACTCAATACGGAGGCCCAGATGGAGAACTTTCTGCAGCTATAAGATATTTAAATCAAAGATATACAATACCTACTAATGAAGCGAAAGGTCTTCTAACAGATATTGGTACGGAAGAATAA
- a CDS encoding spore coat protein CotJB, which yields MGDRHKLLRQIQEVEFAAIEWQLYLDTHLYDQRALMEYNNYSNQLLMLKQQYEMLYGPLLNFGFSPNHCSWRWLDSPWPWEE from the coding sequence ATGGGCGATAGACATAAATTATTAAGACAAATTCAGGAGGTAGAATTTGCTGCAATAGAGTGGCAACTGTACTTAGATACACATCTCTATGATCAAAGAGCATTAATGGAGTATAACAACTACTCCAACCAGTTATTAATGTTAAAGCAGCAATATGAAATGCTCTATGGACCACTTTTAAATTTTGGGTTCTCTCCTAATCATTGTTCATGGAGATGGCTCGATAGTCCATGGCCATGGGAAGAATAA
- a CDS encoding spore coat associated protein CotJA: MPINPLYAHAYVPYQSFTTTFPIREALMKGTIFPELSNVYNPHEDPWKEEK, from the coding sequence ATGCCTATTAACCCATTGTACGCTCATGCTTATGTACCCTATCAATCCTTTACGACTACATTTCCTATAAGAGAAGCATTGATGAAGGGGACTATATTTCCGGAGTTATCTAATGTGTATAATCCGCATGAAGACCCCTGGAAGGAGGAAAAATAA
- a CDS encoding peptidylprolyl isomerase, giving the protein MKNPIVKITMENGKQMKAELYPEIAPNTVNNFISLINKGYYNGVIFHRVIPGFMIQGGDPNGTGTGGPGYSIKGEFSGNGFKNDLKHTKGVLSMARTMAPNSAGSQFFVMVANSPHLDGQYAAFGKVIEGIEVADEIVSVDRNYSDKPNVDQRMKEVTVDTFGVDYPEPEKI; this is encoded by the coding sequence ATGAAAAATCCAATAGTTAAAATTACAATGGAAAATGGAAAGCAAATGAAGGCAGAACTTTATCCAGAGATAGCCCCTAATACTGTTAATAATTTTATATCCTTAATAAACAAAGGGTACTATAATGGTGTTATTTTCCATAGGGTAATACCAGGATTTATGATTCAAGGTGGAGATCCAAATGGAACAGGTACTGGTGGACCAGGATATAGTATAAAGGGAGAGTTTAGTGGAAATGGCTTTAAAAATGATTTAAAGCATACCAAAGGTGTTCTTTCAATGGCAAGAACAATGGCTCCTAACTCGGCGGGCTCCCAGTTTTTTGTTATGGTGGCTAACTCTCCACACTTAGATGGTCAATATGCTGCTTTTGGCAAGGTGATTGAAGGAATAGAAGTAGCAGATGAAATTGTATCAGTAGATCGTAACTATAGCGATAAGCCAAATGTTGACCAAAGAATGAAAGAAGTAACTGTAGATACATTTGGAGTAGATTATCCAGAACCAGAAAAAATATAG
- a CDS encoding ArsR/SmtB family transcription factor — MDHFSNDTKIFDENAEILKALAHPIRLCIVQGLLSCNGCNVSKIQNCLDIPQSTISQHLAKLRSSGIIAGERNGLEIVYKVVNPKAKAIVNAIVNN; from the coding sequence ATGGACCATTTTTCAAATGATACTAAGATTTTTGATGAAAATGCCGAGATTTTAAAAGCGCTCGCTCACCCTATACGGCTCTGTATAGTTCAAGGATTGCTTAGCTGCAATGGATGCAATGTGTCTAAAATTCAAAATTGCTTAGATATCCCTCAGTCTACTATTTCTCAGCACCTGGCTAAACTTAGAAGCTCTGGTATTATTGCTGGCGAAAGAAACGGTTTAGAAATCGTTTACAAGGTTGTTAATCCTAAGGCCAAGGCTATCGTTAATGCTATTGTCAATAACTAA